In a single window of the Rhodamnia argentea isolate NSW1041297 chromosome 2, ASM2092103v1, whole genome shotgun sequence genome:
- the LOC115746281 gene encoding pumilio homolog 12-like: MESAGNDRSFQAAAFAASACSDLESRGFMVPYALLQNPPLGTYSDAQSLEDGLRSLRLSPPCRPSPYQEFTGGVLDACPYQSLANVSTMPPNRSSPYPEFAGDVLDPYPYASLANVSSVPPNRPSPYSEFTGDVFGAYPYPSPTNVFSVGIPRTDSYDASRLIPDSIGAARNIFRFGYGPSVHVEPLSNHSPALIGDGWIQTDPNVFAMAGSRERLSVENLPSLPALGRAGSCHYNSRFSRPDVSNRRLSEAARTPVSSAAMHNSRRNIRLSTRNGSWSLPRTGVPLDKEKVGRLFNQVINSIGDFMVHQTWNHVIQSLVEVCDEVQRTKILEKVTLQEHRLVKICLDPYGIHAVKKLLDHVTTPYQMKLVVSALLPGVVSLALEKNSVIEHCLRNFPHEYTESLLVELAKNCYHIATNQTGCCTLQACIHYSDRASRECLLVELPSYSLQLAQDPYGNYVVQTLLSLMRPGVTNKVIEVLRGSFLPLSTNKYASHVVERCIKTIGEVQSRQVALELTTSPSCPKLFTDEFGNFVTKTLLEEAHQSWGRIFNYLEKMIEERESQLATHTFGKNVLAKLRTLQRRRCGV, translated from the exons ATGGAGAGCGCCGGCAACGATCGATCTTTTCAGGCCGCCGCGTTCGCGGCTTCAGCATGCTCCGACTTGGAGAGCCGCGGCTTCATGGTCCCTTACGCTTTGTTGCAAAACCCTCCCCTGGGAACCTACAGCGATGCTCAGTCCCTTGAGGATGGTCTTCGCAGTCTCCGTCTCTCGCCTCCGTGTCGGCCGTCTCCTTATCAGGAATTCACTGGTGGTGTTCTTGACGCGTGCCCATATCAGTCCCTTGCTAACGTTTCCACTATGCCTCCGAATCGGTCGTCTCCTTATCCGGAATTCGCTGGTGATGTTCTCGACCCTTACCCATATGCGTCCCTTGCTAACGTTTCCAGCGTGCCTCCGAATCGGCCGTCTCCTTATTCGGAATTCACTGGTGATGTTTTTGGCGCATACCCATATCCGTCACCTACTAATGTTTTCAGCGTGGGCATTCCTAGGACTGATAGCTATGACGCGAGTCGTCTAATACCAGATTCGATTGGCGCTGCCCGAAATATCTTTAGGTTCGGCTATGGTCCTTCTGTACACGTCGAACCTTTGAGCAATCACTCTCCCGCATTGATCGGTGATGGCTGGATTCAGACCGATCCCAATGTGTTTGCCATGGCTGGTTCGAGGGAGAGACTGTCTGTCGAGAACCTCCCATCTCTGCCCGCCTTGGGTCGAGCCGGTTCTTGCCATTATAACTCGAGATTCTCGAGGCCGGATGTGAGTAACAGGAGGCTTTCCGAGGCGGCCAGGACGCCGGTTTCCTCGGCGGCGATGCACAACTCGCGCCGAAACATACGGTTGTCTACTAGGAATGGTTCTTGGTCGCTGCCGAGGACTGGGGTACCTTTGGACAAGGAGAAAGTAGGGAGGCTTTTCAATCAGGTCATTAACAGCATCGGCGACTTTATGGTTCATCAGACTTGGAATCATGTGATACAGAGTCTCGTGGAGGTCTGCGACGAAGTGCAGAGGACTAAGATCCTAGAGAAGGTGACCCTTCAGGAGCACCGACTAGTCAAGATTTGCCTCGACCCGTACGG AATTCATGCCGTGAAGAAACTACTAGACCATGTTACAACGCCGTATCAGATGAAACTGGTCGTATCGGCTTTGTTGCCCGGCGTGGTCTCGCTGGCTCTGGAGAAGAATAGTGTGATTGAGCATTGCTTGCGGAACTTCCCTCACGAGTATACAGAG TCCCTCTTGGTGGAGCTGGCGAAGAATTGCTACCACATCGCGACCAATCAAACCGGGTGTTGCACGCTGCAAGCTTGCATCCACTACTCCGACAGAGCGAGCCGAGAGTGCCTCTTGGTCGAGCTACCATCATATTCCCTGCAACTAGCCCAAGACCCATATGG CAACTACGTGGTGCAGACTTTGCTGAGTTTGATGCGGCCGGGAGTTACGAACAAGGTTATAGAAGTGCTTCGAGGGAGTTTTCTCCCTCTGTCGACTAACAAGTATGCTTCTCATGTGGTCGAGAGATGCATCAAAACCATCGGAGAAGTGCAGTCCAGACAGGTTGCGCTGGAGTTGACGACGAGCCCGAGTTGCCCGAAACTTTTCACCGATGAGTTTGGAAACTTCGTCACCAAAACGTTGCTGGAAGAAGCGCACCAG TCCTGGGGGCGGATCTTCAACTATCTGGAGAAGATGATTGAGGAGCGCGAGTCGCAGCTCGCAACCCATACCTTCGGTAAGAACGTATTGGCCAAACTTAGGACGTTGCAGAGGCGCAGATGCGGTGTATGA
- the LOC115746390 gene encoding metal transporter Nramp2-like, with amino-acid sequence MSTNPSREDDRPGNEPDRDEESNTLLPPPQAPPSPSPSPNHADDEDEEEYEVAFQSREKILIVDVESTDVTGTATPPFSWKKLWLFTGPGFLMSIAFLDPGNLEGDLQAGAIAGYSLLWLLMWATVMGLLIQLLSARIGVATGRHLAELCREEYPDWARLVLWFMAEVALIGADIQEVIGSAIAIQILSNGHLPLWAGVLITASDCFMFLFLENYGVRKLEALFAVLIGTMALSFAWMFGDTQPSGKELLAGLLIPRLGSKTIRQAVGVVGCVIMPHNVFLHSALVQSRKINPEKKGSVQEAIKYYSIESSAALLVSFMINLFVTTVFAKGFYGTKQAQKIGLVNAGQYLEEKYGGGIFPILYIWGIGLLAAGQSSTITGTYAGQFIMGGFLNLRLKKWMRALITRSFAIVPTIIVAVVFDTSEASLDVLNEWLNVLQSMQIPFALIPLLTLVSKEQVMGIFKIGLTLQRVAWSVASLVMMINGYLLLDFFISEVKGMLFGSIVFSITAAYIAFIVYLIPRDGSLSVLWKSFA; translated from the exons ATGAGCACCAACCCATCACGGGAGGACGACCGCCCCGGCAACGAACCGGACCGAGACGAAGAGTCCAATACTCTATTACCGCCTCCCCAAGCcccgccctcgccctcgccctcgcccaaCCACGCCGATGACGAGGACGAAGAAGAATACGAGGTCGCGTTCCAGTCCCGAGAAAAGATCCTCATCGTCGACGTGGAATCCACGGACGTCACGGGGACGGCGACCCCGCCCTTCTCGTGGAAGAAGCTGTGGCTGTTCACGGGTCCGGGTTTCTTGATGAGCATAGCCTTCCTGGATCCAGGCAACCTGGAGGGCGATCTGCAGGCGGGCGCTATTGCTGGGTACTCGCTCCTGTGGCTCCTCATGTGGGCCACGGTCATGGGTCTGCTGATCCAGTTGTTGTCTGCCCGGATTGGAGTCGCGACGGGCCGGCACCTGGCGGAGCTGTGCCGGGAGGAGTACCCTGATTGGGCGAGGTTGGTGCTATGGTTCATGGCGGAGGTGGCTTTGATCGGGGCTGACATACAGGAGGTTATTGGGAGTGCTATTGCCATTCAGATTCTGAGTAATGGGCACTTGCCGCTTTGGGCTGGAGTCCTAATTACAGCCTCGGATTG TTTCATGTTCTTGTTTCTGGAGAACTACGGAGTGAGAAAATTGGAGGCTCTTTTTGCCGTGCTCATTGGAACCATGGCTCTGTCATTTGCCTGGATGTTTGGTGACACACAGCCCAGTGGCAAAGAGCTTTTAGCCG GTCTTTTGATTCCAAGACTTGGCTCTAAAACAATTCGTCAAGCTGTGGGAGTTGTGGGTTGCGTCATAATGCCTCACAATGTATTTCTGCACTCAGCTCTGGTCCAGTCTAGGAAAATTAATCCTGAGAAGAAGGGCAGCGTTCAAGAGGCAATAAAGTACTATTCAATTGAGTCGTCTGCGGCCCTCCTAGTCTCATTTATGATCAACTTGTTTGTCACAACAGTTTTTGCCAAAGGATTTTATGGTACTAAACAGGCACAAAAAATAGGACTTGTAAACGCAGGTCAATATCTTGAAGAAAAATATGGGGGAGGAATCTTTCCTATTCTTTATATTTGGGGCATCGGGTTACTGGCAGCGGGACAGAGCAGCACAATTACTGGAACATATGCTGGGCAGTTTATCATGGGTGGTTTCCTTAACCTTCGTTTGAAGAAATGGATGAGGGCATTGATCACACGTAGCTTTGCAATTGTGCCGACTATCATAGTAGCTGTTGTTTTTGACACATCCGAAGCATCGTTGGATGTTTTGAACGAATGGCTCAATGTGCTTCAATCTATGCAGATCCCTTTTGCGCTCATACCGCTTCTTACATTAGTATCAAAGGAACAGGTCATGGGTATTTTTAAGATTGGACTGACTCTTCAG AGAGTGGCATGGTCTGTGGCGTCACTGGTGATGATGATCAACGGGTACCTGTTGTTGGATTTCTTCATTTCCGAAGTTAAGGGAATGCTGTTTGGTTCTATTGTGTTTAGCATAACCGCTGCGTACATAGCATTCATCGTATACCTCATTCCGCGAGATGGATCGCTCTCAGTGCTGTGGAAGAGCTTTGCCTGA